The genomic DNA TCCAGAAACCGCTTAACCCCAACTTACATCATAAGCTTCTGATCATCAGccacagatccaaacagagatTCATGGAGCAGATGCCACGCCACATCTTCTACTACTGCAGAGTGCCCAGTGAAGATTGCTTTTGCATCGACAATTTTGCCTTCTTTTGGTCCAGCACTTATATCCCATAAGCACACAGTCTGTAAATAAAAGTCATATTCTATTGTTATGCAGCCTCTGGCTGAATtatctttcaaataaataaataatcacaTTTTACATATAAACAGAGAGATGACACTCCTTAAACAGTCGTTTTTGAAAAGGAACACTTAAAAGGTCGTAAGTGAGAAGTGAGGCAAATTATCCATCAGTTTTCTACAAATTCAAGGCCCAAGGATTATTTATAAGGTCAGAAGAGCAATTCACCATTTCAAAGCCTAAAGAAATTTATAAGCTGTTAGTTCAATTGACCTTTGAAAGTCTTACTAATTTATAGCCTTAGATCCAAGCTAGTTTAAAGAGCTGCTataaaacaatttcttccaGCAGACAACTAAAAAAACATTCTGTTCTTACTTCACCAAGAATGTTACAAAGAACTGGTTGTTGATTACAGACTAAAGTCAACTGACAGCCTTTAGAAATGTCATTACAATACGTGAGAGTTCCCCCACATAACAATGTATAGCTACACTAATCCAGTTTTTCTCTAATATTTACAGCACAAATTAGGAGGTagggttttctgttgtttctttgtttctaatagtggaaaaaatgtgggttttaCATGATCATCTGATGCACTGAGGAGATGTCCACTCAAATTTGAGTTCCATGACAAGCCATAGCCTTCCTTCTGGTGCCCTCTTAATCTCAGGTCAGGATTACACTCTCCACTTGGGTCTGAAAGAGAGgaaattctttcattttagcTTCACCTTGCACATCAATTCATAAGAGCATCATTATCACCTAAGAACTTTGTTTCTGTTACAATAATCGTATTTTATACATCAGTCTCTTAGGAGAGTGCTGCTATCTATCAAGATTCTCTTATGATATGAAACCAGGCAGTTAAAGTCACTGAAGACATACCCCCTCCTCCCAACTATAATACAAGTTTACCGTTCAACGAGAAGAGGCATTTTGTTTAGCTTCAAGGACCCTGACCCACCTGGTTTTGCAGGATGTTTAGTGTAGTCAAATACCAACACATCAGCAGACGGTGTTTTTGTAGCAATGATGCAGGGATTCTGCGGCATGTACCGAGCACGGTTTACTTCACCTTCATGGTTAATTTTAATCTCTGTTTCAATTTTGCCAGTCACAGATCCAAAGCCACCGAACTCTACATTCGTCAGAAAAAGGATGGTTTATCACAAACTATTTTAAGTGGGTGAAATGGCATTTCATGCCACCTCCACCACCCCACAGGACAGTGGTAAGCACCTTGTCATCCTACAATAAGGCCTCTGAAAGACTAGCAACGTGTGACACAAGAGCATTAGCACTTCAGCTATTTCGAATCCTCTAGGATACAAACTCTTTCAGAGCTTTAGTCTCTGTTTGAGGCAGAGGTCTATCAGTTTTCACCACAAATGACAAAGGTGGTAAAAATTCTAGTAGGAATAGTATATCATAATGTTACCTAAGTTCTTCTGAAATAAGAAGTTTCCTCTTTTTAGCCACAATTAATGATATAGAATTAGTGTGAACTGATAAGTATATGTAAGCTTTAGTATTTAACAGAAAGTTAGAATATCGTTAGACATAATGCTTATTTAATGCCACGTCTAAAACATAACCTAAGAATGCATGCACACCCACCTCCTTTCTCACTGTCGTATTGTGAAGTATCAAACTGATCATCATTGGGAATCTGGACTCTTGCAACAACCAGGTGGTTCTGTTCATCAGATGTGTGCGTTCCCAAAACCAGCCAGTGGAGAGCATAATCCTTTCCTTCTGGCCTGTTTAGAATAATAAATGCATAGAATAAAATTATGTGCTCAGTTCCAGAAATTTGATAAATAGCATCAATAACATTCAAGATGCAAACTTCTTCGGATGCTAGAAAAGAGAGACTCGTGTAAGAGATCCTTTCTTTGTCGCAAGAGACTTGTGCAATAAAGCGAACTAGACTCTGACAAAAGCAAGCCAAAGATACAACCAGCAAGGCCAGAGTGACATTAAAGGCAGTAACCATTGCCACTATGGCTTGAAAGGGACAATTACAATTTACACATTAGTTAAAGGTGACACTAATACCTATGTCTGTCTTTAATTCCCCTAGCAGTTGCACAGTATTGATTTAGAAAACGATCAATACTACTTGCTGTAAACAGAAATACTGAGGACAAGCGGCAATCTATTTCAGTTACTTCTCTGAGAAGTTTCTACCAGTTACTTTATTTCAGACTCTCATTTTTAAACACTGCACAAATCCTAGCTAACTAGAATCAAATTTCTCTTCTGGTGGTTAAATGCAACATTTAGTAATGAGAGGCTGGATGGACAGCGTCATTTgtctctgaaagcaaaaattgtAACAGTCAAAAACCAGGCAACTTCCGCATTCTTGAAAGCAACATAATAACTGTCTGAATCCAAGCAAGCAGTAATCATTTGGGCAATCATAAAGCACTGTAGGTATTAACTACACCACTTCCAAGGCATCATCATACATtttgaggaggaaagaaaactatGAAACAAAACGAAAAACACACAGTGCACACACACTTACTTGCATCAGGAACAGGTGTCCCATCATGTCAGGTGCCATACAAAGAGACAGTCCTTGCCTTAAATGGCTTACATACTTTGACACTGGATAATTGGAAATATCAGGTATAAAACTGAATATTAAGTCAATCTGCAAAATATGAGGCAAGCAGAAGTGTTCCTCATAAGGGCTCTACACCCTCAAATCCCCACTTCATTTTCTACATGCCATAACTGGTTAGCTCACATCTCTCAATATCTTTCCCCAAACATTCTGGTATACAGAATTAAGCGATCACCTAACCACCAAGCATAACATCACATATGTAAGGTGgaattttaaagaggaaagagaCCATCCTCTGATTATTGCATGAACTTTACACATAAGGTACTTTAAAATCCAGCTGTATCTGGTTCACAACAATATTGGGGACCTAGTCCTTGTCCACAACCTCAGTGGAGCCCTGAGTGGTTACTGCAACAATTTAAGTTGTGCAGTAGCTGGCACATGAACAAAATCTATCCACATCTTCAAAATTCTTTAAGAAATTAACCAGTGAGCCTACAACTTTCAGGGGAGATGGAAGAacggaaaaattaaaatatattaagtcAACAGAGAGGCAGGTACAGAATCATGACATTAGGTGCCAGAATTATTACCACAATATCTCCTTAAATAGGTCCAGacttcaaacaaaaaacaatggaGACAAATACTATAGCTCCTACAGAACAGTAATCTGTAGTGCACATGAAGAACAGTTTTCGAGAAAAAGCTGATTTAGTACACATAGATTTCTCTGGTCAGAAATAACTATAGCAGAGTGTTAAGTCTCCTATAAATCAATAAATCGTGAAGGATCTCTCACACCTCATGACATCTTCTGCTAGGCTAAGCTAGAGTTCTACAAAGTACCAAATTGTGACATTTTGCTCAAAGCCTCCGCATACCCAAAGTATGAAAGTCGTAAGCAAAATAAAGTGTTATGAGCTCAAGAAAAGTTTAACACAAATTATTCTTGTCTTGCGAGTTTTTTTAACCTTAAGTTACCAGCAGACACGTTTAACAGAGCATTGGAACAAGCAACTGCACATAGCCTCAGCTCCCACTGTGCAAACTAAGCAAATCAGCAGCTGAGCCCTGGGCCTCACTGGCACCTTCCAGgcctttcctcccttctctcacctGGTCACATCAGGCAGCCACTGCACGGTGAGGCTGGGCCACTCCAGAGCATGTGTCATCACCAGGTCGTATAAGAACGgggtgtttttcttccagatctTGTACTCCTCGCTGATGACGCGCTCCTCCACCGTGTCCTCCAGCACtgcgggagggaagggagaTGAAGCCGGGGCCCGCCGCCGCACCGAGCCGGGGTCTGGGACACAccagggaaggggctgggtAGGACAGGGGGTTCCGAAGCACCGCCCCACTCCCGCTACCACTCCGTCGGAAGCTCCCTGGAGAGGAAGCTCGGAGCACCtcagccccgccgcccgcggccCCGTCCCGTCGGGCACACGCGCCGCCACCCACCGCCCAGCcggagagagggagaaggggagtCTCCTACCTTCCTTGCTCGCCATCTTGCGTGGGCGCACACAGGCGAACGGCGGCGCGGGAAGCGACGGCTAACGGGGGCGGGGCGAGGGCGGCCGGGAGCGCgagccgccgggccgggccccaACGGCGCTGCTGCCACCACCGCGCGGCGGCCCCGCTCGCTTCCGACCCGCGCCTCGCGCCGCCGCGCATGCGCCGCAGCAGAACCCGCGGCACCACCACCCACAAGCGGCAGCCAATGGAGTGGACGGAAAGGGCCGCGAGGGCGCGCGCGCACAGGGCTGCCGCCGGGTAGACGGAGCAGCAGAGCGACCGCGGGCGCTGCGGTGAGGCGCTGAgcccgcgcggggcggggcgggaccGTTGTAGCGGCCGGAGCGCGCAGGGTCGTAGAGTCATTTCGGTTGGAAAGAGGCCGTCAGGGTCGAGTGCAGCCGTTAGCCTAACACTGTCGCTAAaacatgtccctgagaacctcgtaTACGCGTCTCTTAatcccctccagggatggtgactccaccgcttccctgggcagcctgttccagtgcctgacaaccgTTTCCGTgaaggaatttttcctaatatccaatttgaacctcccctggtgcaacttgaggccgtttcctcttgtcctatcacttgctgcttgggagaagagaccaaccccctccatgctacagcctcctttcagagAGAGGTGCCGACTCGGCCCCGAGGGGGCTGACGCTACACCTGGGCGCGTCCGTGCGGAGGCCCCGGGGTGGCAGGCCGGGACGGAGCGGAGGCGGCAGGCGGCCGCGGAGGCGGGCGGTTTGCGGGCACGGGGGAAGGCAGGTCGGCCTGCCCGCGCTGGTGCCGCGAGGTGGGGCTGTAGGTAAAGCAGCTCCAGCGAGGGCACGGCGCCGGGAGCTGGCAGCCGGGCTCCTCGCCGCTTCGCTGCAGCTCAAAGGCGCTACGGAGGGACCCGCCCGGCCGTTCCAGGAACGCTGCGGGCGTGCGGGTTTGAGGAGCGTGACCAAGATCTGTCCGTTGGCCCCAAATCCCTGCTTAGCGGGAGGGCGCCAGTGCCGCTGAGAGGCCGGTCACAGCGCAGAGGGGTCGGTGGC from Caloenas nicobarica isolate bCalNic1 chromosome 1, bCalNic1.hap1, whole genome shotgun sequence includes the following:
- the RBBP7 gene encoding histone-binding protein RBBP7; this translates as MASKEVLEDTVEERVISEEYKIWKKNTPFLYDLVMTHALEWPSLTVQWLPDVTRPEGKDYALHWLVLGTHTSDEQNHLVVARVQIPNDDQFDTSQYDSEKGEFGGFGSVTGKIETEIKINHEGEVNRARYMPQNPCIIATKTPSADVLVFDYTKHPAKPDPSGECNPDLRLRGHQKEGYGLSWNSNLSGHLLSASDDHTVCLWDISAGPKEGKIVDAKAIFTGHSAVVEDVAWHLLHESLFGSVADDQKLMIWDTRSNTTSKPSHSVDAHTAEVNCLSFNPYSEFILATGSADKTVALWDLRNLKLKLHSFESHKDEIFQVHWSPHNETILASSGTDRRLNVWDLSKIGEEQSAEDAEDGPPELLFIHGGHTAKISDFSWNPNEPWVICSVSEDNIMQIWQMAENIYNDEEPDIAAAELEGQGT